CCGCCGTGGACCGCGACGAGGTGCTCGCTGACGTGCGCGAGGGGTTGAGCGTGGCGGTGGAGCGAGCCGTGGACGGGCGCGACGTCGCGATCAGCCAGCACGCGCTCGACGGCAACGCCGCGGCGCTGCTCGCGGAGTTCTCCACGGCCGTCGACCTCGTCGTCGTCGGCTCGCGGGGCCGCGGCGGGTTCGCCGGGCTCCTGCTCGGCTCGACCAGCCAGGCGCTGCTTCACCACACCGCGTGCCCGGTGCTCGTCGTCCCCGCGCGCTGCGGCGACGAGGGCACGCCGCCCAGCCACGTCCCCTGGGCGCGGCGCTAGACCGCCGCGCCCGAGTGGCGAACGGGCACGCCCGAGTGGAGCCGCCCCTCACCAACGATGACGGCCCGGCACCAGCCCCGAGGGGCTGCTACCGGGCCGCCGTACGAGCGTGGGTCAGGCGCGGATCTCCAGCGTGCAGCACTTGGCGCCGCCGCCGCCCTTGAGCAGCTCGGACGTGTCGATCCCGATCGGGTTGTAGCCCCGCTCGGCGAGCGCCGCGGCGAGGGCGGTCGCGCGCGGGTTGTGGATGACGTTCTTGCCGTCGCTCACGCCGTTGAGGCCGAGGACCTCCGCGTCGGCCTCGGTGGCGATGAGCGCGTCCGGGAACAGGCGCTCGAGCACGCGCCGGCTGCCGTCCGAGAACGCCTCCGGGTAGTAGGCGATGTCGTCGTCGGACAGCACCATCATCGCGGTGTCGAGGTGGTAGAACCGCGGGTCGACGAGGTGCATGGAGATGACCGGCTTGCCGATCGCCTCCTGCAGCTCGAGGTGGGACGCGAGAGACGTGCGGAACCCCGTGCCGGCGAACACCAGCTCGCCGACGGTGAGGATGTCGCCCTCGCCCTCGTTGATCTCCGTCGCGGTGACCGTGGGGAACCCGGCGTCGGCGAACCACTTCTCGTACGCCGGGCCCTCGGGCTGGC
The sequence above is a segment of the Georgenia faecalis genome. Coding sequences within it:
- the ddaH gene encoding dimethylargininase, yielding MPVTRDARPRRYLMCPPTYFTVAYEINPWMHQDVPTDTELAVRQWEELKKTYDELGHEVELIEPIPGLPDMVYAANGAVMGDGVVYSAKFTYPQRQPEGPAYEKWFADAGFPTVTATEINEGEGDILTVGELVFAGTGFRTSLASHLELQEAIGKPVISMHLVDPRFYHLDTAMMVLSDDDIAYYPEAFSDGSRRVLERLFPDALIATEADAEVLGLNGVSDGKNVIHNPRATALAAALAERGYNPIGIDTSELLKGGGGAKCCTLEIRA